A genomic window from Companilactobacillus alimentarius DSM 20249 includes:
- a CDS encoding redox-sensing transcriptional repressor Rex: protein MTKTIVPNATIKRLPIYYRYFQFLKDEGTKKISSGELSEGVKIDSATIRRDFSYLGALGKRGYGYDVNNLVAFFKKLLNQDKRTNVALIGVGNLGNALLNYNFSRTNNVRIAAAFDVNKDIVGTVKSGVPVYDISELKEQLHLQQIDVCILTVSSNAAQTIADLLADAGVRGVLNFTPVIINVPSSIRVHYVDLANELQTLIFFLDRDKSNNNEEQEE from the coding sequence ATGACAAAAACAATAGTTCCAAACGCAACAATAAAGCGTTTACCAATCTATTATCGATATTTCCAATTTTTAAAAGATGAGGGTACAAAAAAAATCTCTTCTGGCGAATTGTCCGAAGGAGTCAAGATAGATAGTGCTACAATTAGACGTGACTTCTCATATCTAGGAGCACTTGGAAAACGTGGTTATGGCTACGATGTTAACAATTTGGTAGCTTTCTTTAAAAAGCTATTGAATCAAGATAAGCGTACTAATGTAGCCTTAATTGGTGTTGGTAATTTAGGTAATGCCTTATTAAATTATAACTTTTCTCGGACTAATAATGTTCGAATTGCAGCAGCTTTTGATGTAAATAAGGATATTGTTGGAACTGTTAAGAGTGGAGTTCCTGTTTATGACATTAGTGAATTAAAGGAACAGCTCCACTTGCAACAGATTGATGTCTGCATTTTAACGGTCTCTTCAAATGCTGCTCAAACAATAGCTGACTTATTGGCTGATGCGGGAGTTAGAGGGGTTCTGAACTTTACACCGGTTATTATCAACGTTCCAAGCAGTATTCGAGTTCATTATGTTGATTTAGCTAATGAATTGCAGACACTGATCTTTTTCTTAGATCGTGATAAGTCGAATAATAATGAAGAACAAGAAGAATAA